The genome window TAAAAGAAGTCGAGGATTTCACCCGGTGTCCTTGGGTCGCCTCCTGGCGTCCAGACATACTCGTAGTCGGGCAAGACCGGCACTTCAGGAGTGTTAGGTCTGCTGTGAAGCGGTTTTTCCAATGACTTCAGGTAATCCTTGGCCGACGGGGTCAGAATGACATCATCCGTGAAGCTGCCGGGGGATTTGCCCGACAGGATCATGTCTTCAGCCTGTTTGGCGGTGATTACTTTTTTCATGGGGTTCTAAAAAAAGGGTGCCTGTTAGTTGGATGACTGGTTCATCTGAGCGACGATTTCATCGGTGAGTTGTTTGACCAGTGCCTCGGCCTCCGGGTGTAGACGTGAGCCGATGTCCTGGGTGGAGGGGGCGACCTCGCAGACGGTGCCGGGACGGAAATCGTTGTTGTCACAGAGTTCGCATTCCTTCATGCCCTCGCGTGGATCCTCCATGCCGATGGAGCGGCGGATCTTGAAGATGTCCTGCATTTTCTCGGCTGAAATGGTCGGGAGTTTGCCGCCGTTGAGCTGGCTTGCCACCCAGATGGTCTGGCAGGCGGTTTCCATGTTTTCCATTTTCCAGTAGGCGTCTTCCGGATCGCTTCCCCAGGCCATGACGCCGTGGTTGGCTAACAGGATCGCCGGGTTGTCTTTGCCGACCTTGGCGACGGCATCACAGATTTCCTTGCTGCCGGGGGTGTGGTATTCGACGAGTTTGATCGCACCGGTAAAGACTTCAACCTCAGAGCAAAGGCAGCTGGGAGGCTCAATGTTGGCAACGGCGAAGGCGGTGGAATAGGGGGGATGGCCGTGGATGACACTCTTGGCCTTGGGCTGCACCTTCATGATGGCGAGGTGGGTGTTAGCCTCGCTGGTGCGTTTCCGCCAGCCGGCTTTTTGGTTGCCATCGAGATCGATCAGCGCGATTTCGTCGGCAAGGACCTCGCCTTTGGACCTGAGGGTCGGTGTGCAGAGCACCAGGTTGTCACCAACGCGGACGGTGATGTTACCTCCGTTGCCATCGACCATGTTGCGTGTCCACATCTTACGCGCGGTGCGGATCATGGCATCCTTGAGCTCCATGATTTCCGGGGAGTAGAAAAAGCGTTGGATCTCCTCGGGAGTGACGGCATCGGCGCCGGGCTCCCAGTGGTATTCGAGACTCGGGACAATCGGTTCAGGTGGCACAGTCGGCACACCTGGAGGAAGCGGGGGGAATCGGTCTGCTCCTGACGCCTTGCCGGTTGCAGGTTTTTTTTGCTCCTTGTCTTTGCGGTAGGTGCGGATCTCGTCCTTGGCCGATGGGGTGATCACGGCTCCAGCGGGGATGGTATCGAGACAAATGCCTTGTCTGATCATTTCCTGGATGTCTTTTCCGGTGTAAACGTTCTTCATGGTGTGTAAAATGGTTGGATCGCAGTTAGTGGGTGGGTGCTACGTATTTAATGGTATCAAAAATGGCGAGGCTGATGGCGTCGATGGGGGTCGGGTTGTCAAACGGTGCAGTGGCTTCGGCCCCTTCGACAAAACCGATGATGTCACCTTCGCCTGCACCGATGTTATCGTAGACAACCAGAGAGGGCTGGGCGGTGAGGGAAGGTTGTGTGTCAAGGCAGCTGTTGAGCTGATCGGTGTCGACCGGGTTGACCATCAGCCAGCGGGCACCACGGAGGGATTCCTCCTGGGTGTGCATGGTGATTTTTCCGATGACGTGGCCGATGCGCATGGTTTGAGTTATTCGTTATCTGTTATTCGTTATCAGGTGAGTGCGTCGCTGGAGCGACGGGGGCATCATCGATAATGCCCTGGATGAACATGCGGATGGGCGAGTGGTAGTCGTGGACGATGTCGCGGGCGCCGATACCGTCTGTGCTGACAAATACTTTTTGATGCATGCCCGCGCCGAAGAGGTCGATGGCGATGAAGGGGGTGCCGTTGGGGCCGCCTTGCGCGTCAAGTTGTTGGCAAAGCAGCATCTTGAAGCCGTCCAGCGATGGGTGTTTCGCGGTGGCAACTGCATTTCCGACTACTTGGGCGTGGAGCATTGGGAATGAATAATTAGAGGAATGAAGCAATGAATGATTGGCCGGTGGCGCTGGCCGTTTAAGGCGGAGCCGCCCACTTGGTATTTGGAGTTTGAAACTTGGAATTTAAATGATCCGCAGATTTTCAACCATGACGCAGCGGCGGATGCGGGTGAAGGTCTTGGGAGTGGTGATCCCTTCGCCGGTGGAGGTGGCGATGGAGTAGCTGAGGTAGCCTTCACCACCGAGTCCGAGTCCGGCCGTCGATGGTCCGTTTTTGACAAAGATGGTGGTGTCCATGGTTTTGGCCATGTGCGTCATGTTGTCGACGTTCCGGGAGTGGATCACTGCCGAGTGGCGGTAACCATGCTCGGCTTGTTTGGCGAGCTCGACACCGGTTTTGAAATCGGGGACCCGTACGATGGGCAGCATCGGCATCATTTGCTCCTTCTGGACGTAGGGGTGGTCGGCGTCGGTTTCAGCAAAGACGAG of Akkermansiaceae bacterium contains these proteins:
- a CDS encoding class II aldolase/adducin family protein; this encodes MKNVYTGKDIQEMIRQGICLDTIPAGAVITPSAKDEIRTYRKDKEQKKPATGKASGADRFPPLPPGVPTVPPEPIVPSLEYHWEPGADAVTPEEIQRFFYSPEIMELKDAMIRTARKMWTRNMVDGNGGNITVRVGDNLVLCTPTLRSKGEVLADEIALIDLDGNQKAGWRKRTSEANTHLAIMKVQPKAKSVIHGHPPYSTAFAVANIEPPSCLCSEVEVFTGAIKLVEYHTPGSKEICDAVAKVGKDNPAILLANHGVMAWGSDPEDAYWKMENMETACQTIWVASQLNGGKLPTISAEKMQDIFKIRRSIGMEDPREGMKECELCDNNDFRPGTVCEVAPSTQDIGSRLHPEAEALVKQLTDEIVAQMNQSSN
- a CDS encoding ethanolamine utilization protein EutN yields the protein MRIGHVIGKITMHTQEESLRGARWLMVNPVDTDQLNSCLDTQPSLTAQPSLVVYDNIGAGEGDIIGFVEGAEATAPFDNPTPIDAISLAIFDTIKYVAPTH
- a CDS encoding EutN/CcmL family microcompartment protein, with the translated sequence MLHAQVVGNAVATAKHPSLDGFKMLLCQQLDAQGGPNGTPFIAIDLFGAGMHQKVFVSTDGIGARDIVHDYHSPIRMFIQGIIDDAPVAPATHSPDNE